The window GGCTCCGACTTCGGTCAGGGCACCGGCGCCGGCACCGTCATGGCAGGCATCGCAGTCAACATGCTGCTCGGCGGTCTGAACCGCAAGGGTGGCCTTAAACTGCTGCCCGTTGCCGAGCCGGTAGTTTCCTCCGCCATGTCCCGCGCAGAGATGATGGACAAGGACTTCGTTTCCTACATGTCCCGCATCAACGCAGGCAAGGAAAAGGCCCCCAAGGCCATGGTCTTCTACGAAGCCAACCCTGCCTACGCTCTGCCTCAGGCAACCAAGATGTCCGAAGTGCTGGGACAGGTATCCTTCAAGGTTACCTTCACCACCTTCCTTGACGAAACCGCAATGCTCTGTGACCTCGTGCTGCCCGTTCCCATGGGCCTCGAGCGTCTGGATGACGTGGCGACCCCCTACGGTTACGGTCAGGCGCTGTACTGTCTCGCACGTCCCGTGGCTCCCATGCCCGCAAGCGTCAAGCCCGCAGGCGACTACATCGTCGCTCTTGCCGGCAAGCTTGGCTGCTCGCTCGGCGTCAGCTCCTGGGAAGAAGTGCTGCAGGCCAAGGCCAAGGCCATGGATGCAGATTGGGACAGCCTGATGGACGGCAACGTCTTCACCAGCGATGCAACCGTAAGTGCCAACCTCTCCTTTGCCGCAGACCTTCTCGCCAAGAGCGTGAACGTCAAGGCACAGGAAGGCAACTTTGCTGTTGCACCTGTTTTCAAGCTCGGCATCGGCACCGCAAAGACTGCCATCCCGCCGTACAACAACAAGCTCATCCGCCGCTGGGAACTCCAGGGCAATGAGCTGTACGTTGCGATGAATGGAGCAACCGCCCGCAAGCTCGGCGTGATGATGCACGACAAGATCGTCATCAGCAACAAGAGCGGCAGCATCAATGCCCGCGTGAACATCTTCGAAGGCATCATGAACGATACCATTACCGTTCTGATGGGCCTCGGCCACACCGCCTTCGACCAGTTCAGCAAGGGCAAGGGCGAGAACGTCATGCAACTGCTGACCGTCGGTTTCGAAGCAGGAACGGGCCTTTCCGTCTGGAACATGGCCGGCGTCACTATCAGCAAGGCATAAGGGACGATCGTCATGCAAGCAAAAGAATTCAAAGTAAAATGGGGGATGGCAATCGACATCGATAAGTGTACCGGTTGCGGTGCCTGCATGGTTGCATGCCAGGCCGAAAACAACCTGTCGCCCATCGAAGATGCCTCCAACAAGATCAAGGTGATGAACTGGCTGGTGGTTTACGAGCTCAGCAACAAGAAGCCTTTCCCTGAGCACGATGTTGCCTACCTGCCCCGCCCCTGCCAACAGTGCGGTACCCCGCCCTGCGTATCGGTCTGCCCCGTTATCGCAACGGACAAGAACGAAGAAGGCGGCATTGTCAGCCAAATCTACCCCCGCTGCATCGGCTGCCGGTACTGCATGGCTGCGTGCCCCTACCATGCACGCTACTTCAACTGGCTTGACCCCGTGTGGCCCGAAGGCATGGAAAAGGCCCTCACCCCCGACGTATCCGTACGTCCCCGTGGTGTGGTCGAGAAGTGCTCCTTCTGTCACCACCGTTTCATGATGGCCAAGGACAAGGCTATTGTAGAAGGTCGCGATCCCGAGGCTCTGGCCGACGGCGAATACGTGACTTCCTGCACCGAAGCCTGTCCCAACGGTGCCATCGTGTTCGGCGATCTGAACAATCCCGATCATCAGGTATATGAACTGGCACGCTCCAAGTATGCCAGCCGTCTGCTTGAGCGCCTCCATGCCGACACTCAGGTGTACTACATCAGCCGCCGTGAGTGGGTACGTCGCCAGCTCGACAACTACCTGGATAACGAAAAGGTCAAGGGGTAGAACACCATGGAAAAGAACTACTCTCTTCCCGCGGATCATGATCTCTTCCCGGAAGGCGCGCAGCGCTGTTCCCTGATGAAGTTCACGGTCTGGATGGGCTTGGTCGGCGTTGTCGCTGTCTGGGGTCTCTATGCCGCGTATAAGGTGCTCAGCACCGGTCTTGGCGTAACCGCTCTGGACGACTACTTCGGCTTCGGTCTCTGGATCACCTTCGACCTTGCCGTCATCGCCCTTGGCGCTGGTGCCTTCTTCACCGGTCTGCTCAGATACATCCTGAACATCGACCCGTTGAAGAACATCATCAACCTGACGGTTATCGTAGGCTTTATCTGCTACTCGGGCGCCATGCTCATTCTGGTACTCGACGTAGGTCAGCCGGTCCGCGCATGGTTCGGTTACTGGCACGCAAACGTACACTCCATGCTTACAGAAGTTATTTTCTGTATCACGTGTTACCTTATCGTGCTGATCATCGAATACGTACCGCTCATCCTTGAACAGAAGCAGCTGAACCGCATTCCCCTGCTGCATCATATCGCGCACAACCTGCACGTTATGATGCCCCTGTTCGCCGGTGTGGGCGCGTTCCTCTCCACCTTCCACCAGGGTTCTCTCGGCGGCATGTACGGCGTGCTCTTCGCCCGCCCCTATGTCTTCCGTGACGGCTTCTTCGTATGGCCCTGGACCTTCTTCCTGTTCGTTATTTCCGCTGTTGGCTCCGGCCCGGTATTCACCGTGCTGATTGCCACCCTGATGGAAAAGATGACCGGCAAGAAACTGGTAAGCTGGGATATCAAGTCCCTGATGGGTAAGATTGCCGGTTCCATGCTGTTTGTGTACCTGATCTTCAAGTTCATGGACACCTACGGCTGGATCGCACACATCCTTCCCAATGCAGGTCTGACTTACGACCAGAACTTCTATGGCAATATCTACGGCCAGTGGCTGCTGTGGGCTGAACTGGGTGTATGCGGCGTTCTGCCCTGCATCATCCTGCTCGTACCCAGCCTGCGCAACAACCCTGCGCTGTTCTACTCTGCCGCCATTCTGGACTGCATCGGTGTAACCATCAACCGCTACGTCTTCACGGTTCAGGCTCTGGCTATGCCGGTTATGCCTTTCGACACCTGGGAAACGTATGCACCGAACTGGGCGGAATGGGGCTCCAGTGCTCTGGTTGTCGCTTACGGCGCCATCGTACTCTCGCTCTCCTACCGCTACCTGCCGGTATTCCCGCAGGAGAAAAAGCTGAATGCGACCAAGGCATAACGCCTGAGTCACATATACGGTTAAAGCTCAAAGTAGTTGAACCCCGGCACGGCCCCCACCCGTCCCGGGGTTCTTCTGTTGGTATAGGTAAAAAGAGGCCGGTCGCCTGTGGCGACCGGCCTTTCTCTTCATGACGCTAACAACCAATGGTGCCCTTAATTTATATTGGGGAAACGAAACACACATCACATCATACGGACTGACAATCTATGCGTGGGCGGAATGTCAATGCCTCCCACGATACCAATGCCATCCTCCAAAGATCATGAACAGCATACCTGAACAGCCGACGGCACTGGATCGAGCGCTTCGCGCTCTTACATCGTCCACCAGAAGTAGAGACATGCCATAAGGGCGATGGAGAGCGCTCTGAGCACCTGATTGAACCCGATAAGGAAAAGCGCCAGTCTGGGCTTGAAAATGCCCGCATAAGATGGAAACTGGTGTCTGAATGCCCGCATGGGAGAGGAAAGAATATTGCCTACCAGCAAAGTCAACACGACATCGCGTGGAGTAAGGGTTCCTGCATGTAAAAGCTGGCCTGCTGCAGCGAGAGCCGCCGCAAACTCAGCAGCAAGGTGCAAAAGCACCACGCTGAGCCCTGCCGGATTGAGAAAGCTCAAGGCCCCCACGTTGTCCTCCATTACCCTCTGTACCGTAGTAAAGCCTCCCGTCCTGTTCAGCGCGTAGATCAGCACGTAAACCGGAATGGTGATGTACAGAATACGCGGCAAGCGCTGCAGCAATCGCTGCCAGCTCTTGCGCAGTGCCTCCCTCCAACCGCTGCTGCGCTCTTCTTCAAGTCGGCAGGTTATGCAGCCTTCCGGTAACGGGGGCAACATGATGCGCCCTGCAGCAACCGTCCCCAACGTACGGAGAATTGCCGCAGCAAGTACGAGTCCCACATAAGTGAAGGCTGCATCGCCGATGAAGGGAACCGCCATGAAGAACATGGTGGGCAGATGCAGAAAGAACGCCGGAGTACTGTTGAAAAGATTGGCGAACACCAATTCACGACGCGAAATTTCGCCCTTTTCATAGCTGCCGGCCAGCATTGTATTTGCCGTGATGGTTGAGAAGAAAGCCATGGAAAATGAGGCTCCCGAAATATCGCGCAAATGCCCTATACGCACCAAGGGAGTGGCAATGCGTGCCACCCCGTGCGTCCAGTTAAAAGCTTCGATGATATTTCCGAGCATGAGACCGGTCGCAATGAAGGAGACAAGCCTGAGAAGAGGCTTTAACAGACCTGGCCACACCACAGCCCAATCTGAAAGCCCCAACTGATGCACGAGTGTCATGAATTGTTCCATCCTCACAGAATACGCCCCTGCGGCAGGCATGTAAACAACCGACCGGACGGAACTTTCGCGTCAATTAACAAACTATTATCCCACAAAAAAAGGCCATGCGGCGCACAATACGCGGCATGGCCTATACGAAACAAAATGGAAAAGCCCTACAGGAAGGTGGAAACCGTCTCGATATATTCCTGCAGGCGTTTTGCAACGCCATCTTCAAGGCCCGAGAAAGCTGCTCCCACTGTCATAGTGGACTTGTCTATCTCCACATTGCGGCAGATGCAGGACAAAGTGGAATCCTCTCCGGCAAACAGGTTGGCCTTGATGACCAGCATCTCCTCCGTGGCGAGCTTGCGAATGCTATCAGAGCTCTTCACCTCGAAGCAGAGCTTGCAACCTCCCGCGGAAAGATCGACGATGGCGGCCTTCTGCACTCCGTGAGAGGAATGAATCTCGGCAGGAATAAGACACTTCAAGCGCTTGTATGAACGCAGTTCATACTGCTCAAGCGTATCGGGGTATTCAACGAACACCAGAGCCGACGGCTTGGTAATCTGCGTGATGACGTGGGTCTTGAACCCGATGATGGTGCCCTGCAGCATGTAGCGTATGGTTAGCGCTTCACCGGGCATCATGCGATTCCGGATACCGGGAACCATGGGCATCTTCAGAATCAGGTATTCATAAGGATTCAGCCCGATAAGCTCCGTACCGTGCTTGCCGTCCGAGCCGTTCAGGCTCATCAGCATTCTGGTGCCGAGCTTGATGTCGAGCTTCATCCCGATATTTCTTATACGCGCGGGCAGCGGCTGCTGCATGTTCACATCACTCCTCAGGACTGGCATATCGCCTCGATTCCCATTTCATAGCCACCCCAACCGGATGCATGCAACAAGAATCGCACCATTTATAATTTTACCTCCGGCACCCACGGCTCGTCTGAACGCACCATGCCGGATAGGCAATACTGCCATCCCTGTGCGACCCCACAGAATGCCTTTCTGCCAGCATATCTGATGATCGCCTCACTCACGAAAACAATCAGGCAACGTGTCCGGGATCTTCCGGCTGGCCCTTGCGCTCCGCCTCGGTACGGGCAAGCACATCGCATCGCTCATTCTCGGGATGCCCGCTGTGCCCACGCACCCAATGGAACTGCACGGCATGCAGTTTGAGGAGCGGCACGAGGCGTTCCCACAAATCCTTGTTCTTCACCGGCTGTTTTCCGGCAGTCTTCCAACCATTCTTCTGCCAGTTTACCAGCCATTTCTTCTCAACCGCGTTACGGACGTACTGGGAATCCGTGTACAGATCAACCTTGCAGGATTCTTTCAGAGCGCCAAGTCCTTCAAGGACAGCAAGAATCTCCATGCGGTTGTTGGTCGTGAGCGAAAACCCTCCGGACAACTCCTTCTCCACGCCATTGCAGCGCAAAATGGAGCCCCAGCCACCGGGACCAGGGTTGCCGAGGCAGGAACCATCCGTATAAATCTGAACTTGTTTCATACTGTCATGCACACCTTTATCCTGCCCGCATTCATCCCAAATGAAGACGACAGGCACTATCAGGGGGCAGAACTGACACCGCCCCGCCCCCTGGAAAATACATCAAACGAACGGCCATACCGGCCGGCATTCCACATGCGGCACGGTCTAGCCGCCCATATCCAGCCACAACTGCGTCAGCGCCTCGGCCAGGCCCTGCTGCCATTGATCCTTTTCGAAATACGGGCCGAAGTGCTCATTCTGCAACCGGTACATATACTCATCGCCCAGCGCCTTGCGCAATAAGGTGGGGAATTCGATCAGCACCTGCCGCGTCTCGGGATTGATTCCTATGAACAGCGTCTTGTTGTCCAGATCCGGCAACACCACGGGAGATTTGCGGATCTGAAGACGCAGCTTGATGCCATAGGTTTCCTTGAGCTCAGCGGCAAAGTCACGCAAGGCCTCTCGCTGATCTCTGGAAAGAACATTGGCCTCGTCCCACACGGCACCACGCGAGTTTACCTCGCGGAGGTTGGCCCCAATCTGATACCAGAAGGCCACCCCGACCAACGCCACCACCGAGAGCAGCAGCACGGAACGGAGGAATAGCTCCGATCCACTCTCCGCCTTGATGAGCGGTCCGCCTGAGCGAAACAGCATCAGCCCTCCTCTCCGCCGGAGACAACGGGCGCAGCAGCGGCCATATCCAGAATGGCCTGTGCATATCTGGTGCGGACGTCATCCATATAGCCAACGTCAATGCCACCCTTCCATGTGACCACTTCCGTATAGCGCTTGGGGATGCGGACTGCATGCACATCAAATCCGGTGCGGCACTTCAGGTTCCAGCGCAGGGCCTGCATGGCCTTGCCTGCGCTGCCGAGATTGGCCGCCACGTCCGGCAGCCCCACCGATTCAAGGCACTCCCCGATGCGCTCCGGACCATACGATGCCCGCGCGAACATGCAGGAGACCATGCTGTTGATGAGGATGCGCTTGTACTCGTCATCCACGAGGAAGTCCACCGCCTTGCCCGCGTCCTTCTCCTTGGCGCTCTGATCCCATGAATAGCCGCCCGAATCGAGATGCGAGTGCCGGAATCCGTAGGCCTGCGACACAAAGAAGACTTCACCGGTGGCGTAGCCTGCCATTTCCTGTCCCAGAACGCAGGCGTAATCGGAGCCGCCATAGACGTCCGCCGCCTTGAGCGTACCCGTTCCGAGCACACGATAGAATTCGTTGCTGCCCAATGCAAGATGACGCAGGGCATCCAGAAAGCCCTGCACCTCGCCGAAGCGGACGGGCACGATGGTCTCCGCCTCAGTCAGCACGCCCTTGTCCACGGCCTCTGCCACCCATGCCAGCGCCACACCGGAGCTCATGCAATCCAGCCCCAGCTTTTCGGTCTCGTCAAGCAGGGCCAGCACATCGGAGGCATTGGTCAGCCCCAGCATGGTGCCCTGCGAGAAGATGGACTCGTAATCGTAGGAAACCTGCTTATAGAGGAATTCATGGTCGCTGGCGAACTGCTGCCGTAACAGGCCGATATGAATGCAACCCACGGGACAGCCTGCGCAAGCCGTCTGGCGCAGCAAGAACTTGTCGGCAAAAGTCTCGCCCGAAACACCGTCAATGCGCTCGTCATACGTCTTCTGCAGGTTGTTCCACGGCAGGGCCTTCAGCTCGTTCAGGGCCAGCAGGTTGGCCGGAGTCCCAAGGTCGTGATACTTGCGCATCTTGTCCGTGGCGGTGATGTCCTTGTAGACCTCGCGCATGAGCTTGGCATAGGCGTTTCCATCCGGCAGGGGGAACGCGCCGTCCCCCTGCACCACAATGCCCTTGAGATTCTTGGCACCCATGACGGAGCCTGCTCCGAGCCTGCCGAAATGACGGAAGGAATCCACGTTGATGCAGGCGTAATGCACGCCGCGCTCGCCTGCAGGACCGATGCGGATGCAGGACCGGTGTCCGGAACTGCTTTTGCCGAATCGGCGCAGGTACTTGCCCGCGGAGAATACATCCGCCCCGCGCAGATAGTTCACATCGTGCACATCCACGGTACGCGCGCCCACAACCAGAGCAGAAAGACCACGGGCCGCGCCGGTAACCATCAACGCGTCATAGCCTGCAAACCGCAGGGACAGGGCCAGCCTGCCGCCCGCATGGCTCTCTGCCCACTCGCCCGTGTACGGGGAACGGAAGCCGCAGACCACCTTGCTCATAAGTGGAAAAAAGCCCGTAAGCGGCCCCACGGCAAAGATCAGGGGCTGACGCGGGTCAAGCGCGGGGGCTTCATGAAGGCCGTAGGTGGCATACAGAGCTGCGGCAAGACCGCTGCCCCCCAGATGCTCGGCCCTGCTGCCAAAGCGCAGAACGCGGGAGCGTCCCGTTTCCAGATCCACATGCAGCACGCGGGAATAGGAATGATCAGTACGCATCGTTCACCCCCTTGCCATCAGCCGGGGAATCGGAAGCCTTGCCGGAGCCTGTCGCATGCACCGACTCCGGAGCATCTGCCAGATC is drawn from Desulfovibrio mangrovi and contains these coding sequences:
- the qrcB gene encoding menaquinone reductase molybdopterin-binding-like subunit QrcB, coding for MAVDRRGFLKFVAGVSAGVMVTPIPWKLLDDASIWTQNWPWIPSNVDGATSYVSTVSKLCPSCVGMKVRLVGDRPVRILPDENHPLSKGGISPLAVAEAQMLYSPARVKRPLKRAADGAYVAISWEEADALLAEKLGAAKGSIACVSGDETGSINEVLSSLAVQAGSGNFYLMPTEAQPAAKALAAMGGKGQLGYDIENSDYVLAIGANVLETWGPVISTRAAYKAARPHGEDPAVQFVFAGPVQNSTAAGADQWVPIKAGTEGVFALGIAHLLIKAGATADAADFSAFKSLAEAYTPAKVAEITGTNADQLKAVAAALLKARTPLVVCGSDFGQGTGAGTVMAGIAVNMLLGGLNRKGGLKLLPVAEPVVSSAMSRAEMMDKDFVSYMSRINAGKEKAPKAMVFYEANPAYALPQATKMSEVLGQVSFKVTFTTFLDETAMLCDLVLPVPMGLERLDDVATPYGYGQALYCLARPVAPMPASVKPAGDYIVALAGKLGCSLGVSSWEEVLQAKAKAMDADWDSLMDGNVFTSDATVSANLSFAADLLAKSVNVKAQEGNFAVAPVFKLGIGTAKTAIPPYNNKLIRRWELQGNELYVAMNGATARKLGVMMHDKIVISNKSGSINARVNIFEGIMNDTITVLMGLGHTAFDQFSKGKGENVMQLLTVGFEAGTGLSVWNMAGVTISKA
- the qrcC gene encoding menaquinone reductase iron-sulfur cluster-binding subunit QrcC, with translation MQAKEFKVKWGMAIDIDKCTGCGACMVACQAENNLSPIEDASNKIKVMNWLVVYELSNKKPFPEHDVAYLPRPCQQCGTPPCVSVCPVIATDKNEEGGIVSQIYPRCIGCRYCMAACPYHARYFNWLDPVWPEGMEKALTPDVSVRPRGVVEKCSFCHHRFMMAKDKAIVEGRDPEALADGEYVTSCTEACPNGAIVFGDLNNPDHQVYELARSKYASRLLERLHADTQVYYISRREWVRRQLDNYLDNEKVKG
- the qrcD gene encoding menaquinone reductase integral membrane subunit QrcD; its protein translation is MEKNYSLPADHDLFPEGAQRCSLMKFTVWMGLVGVVAVWGLYAAYKVLSTGLGVTALDDYFGFGLWITFDLAVIALGAGAFFTGLLRYILNIDPLKNIINLTVIVGFICYSGAMLILVLDVGQPVRAWFGYWHANVHSMLTEVIFCITCYLIVLIIEYVPLILEQKQLNRIPLLHHIAHNLHVMMPLFAGVGAFLSTFHQGSLGGMYGVLFARPYVFRDGFFVWPWTFFLFVISAVGSGPVFTVLIATLMEKMTGKKLVSWDIKSLMGKIAGSMLFVYLIFKFMDTYGWIAHILPNAGLTYDQNFYGNIYGQWLLWAELGVCGVLPCIILLVPSLRNNPALFYSAAILDCIGVTINRYVFTVQALAMPVMPFDTWETYAPNWAEWGSSALVVAYGAIVLSLSYRYLPVFPQEKKLNATKA
- a CDS encoding flagellar brake protein, producing MQQPLPARIRNIGMKLDIKLGTRMLMSLNGSDGKHGTELIGLNPYEYLILKMPMVPGIRNRMMPGEALTIRYMLQGTIIGFKTHVITQITKPSALVFVEYPDTLEQYELRSYKRLKCLIPAEIHSSHGVQKAAIVDLSAGGCKLCFEVKSSDSIRKLATEEMLVIKANLFAGEDSTLSCICRNVEIDKSTMTVGAAFSGLEDGVAKRLQEYIETVSTFL
- the rnhA gene encoding ribonuclease HI; translated protein: MKQVQIYTDGSCLGNPGPGGWGSILRCNGVEKELSGGFSLTTNNRMEILAVLEGLGALKESCKVDLYTDSQYVRNAVEKKWLVNWQKNGWKTAGKQPVKNKDLWERLVPLLKLHAVQFHWVRGHSGHPENERCDVLARTEAERKGQPEDPGHVA
- a CDS encoding TPM domain-containing protein — protein: MLFRSGGPLIKAESGSELFLRSVLLLSVVALVGVAFWYQIGANLREVNSRGAVWDEANVLSRDQREALRDFAAELKETYGIKLRLQIRKSPVVLPDLDNKTLFIGINPETRQVLIEFPTLLRKALGDEYMYRLQNEHFGPYFEKDQWQQGLAEALTQLWLDMGG
- a CDS encoding aldehyde ferredoxin oxidoreductase N-terminal domain-containing protein is translated as MRTDHSYSRVLHVDLETGRSRVLRFGSRAEHLGGSGLAAALYATYGLHEAPALDPRQPLIFAVGPLTGFFPLMSKVVCGFRSPYTGEWAESHAGGRLALSLRFAGYDALMVTGAARGLSALVVGARTVDVHDVNYLRGADVFSAGKYLRRFGKSSSGHRSCIRIGPAGERGVHYACINVDSFRHFGRLGAGSVMGAKNLKGIVVQGDGAFPLPDGNAYAKLMREVYKDITATDKMRKYHDLGTPANLLALNELKALPWNNLQKTYDERIDGVSGETFADKFLLRQTACAGCPVGCIHIGLLRQQFASDHEFLYKQVSYDYESIFSQGTMLGLTNASDVLALLDETEKLGLDCMSSGVALAWVAEAVDKGVLTEAETIVPVRFGEVQGFLDALRHLALGSNEFYRVLGTGTLKAADVYGGSDYACVLGQEMAGYATGEVFFVSQAYGFRHSHLDSGGYSWDQSAKEKDAGKAVDFLVDDEYKRILINSMVSCMFARASYGPERIGECLESVGLPDVAANLGSAGKAMQALRWNLKCRTGFDVHAVRIPKRYTEVVTWKGGIDVGYMDDVRTRYAQAILDMAAAAPVVSGGEEG